CATATTACTTTGTAAATATCCACTGCAATGCAATTACAGCTTCACTGCCAAAGGCATAAGATGCATGCAGGATTTAATGTGCGCGGCAGCTAGTACTCAGGTAACCACCGATGCTGTTGTGAATCGTACACATAAGTGTATACCGCTTCCTGTTTCACGGTAGGGGCAATCAGGTTGTAATCAAATTCAACAGCATTGACATGTAACTTGCCATCCGTTGAGAATTTCAGCTTCCGTGCTTTATCATCACCTCGCGGTCCGAGCCCGGTAAGGTCAATGACAGGATTGGCCACTTCGTTGGTATCCTTGCTTAAAGAAAGGTTCATGGCATAAATTATACTTGATCTTGCGCTGGCATAAAATAATTGCTTTTGCCCCTTTATCGTATAAGTTGCAAGGCCAAGTGCATCAAAATGATCAAGGATCAGTTCAGCTTTTCCGTTTGATATATTTATACTGAAGATTTTACCGTTTTCATGGTTCTCATCCGATCCTTCAAGGGTTGAAACATACAATGATCTTGTATCACAATCATAGGCCATACCGACAATTCCAAAAGGATTCCGCGGGTCATAACGGCTTTCAACCGGAAGATCAAGAAATTTTTCCATCACGCCGCTGTTGTGATCTATTTTGAAAATTGTGTTTTTTTCTTCAGCAGGATTATGCAATGAGTTTACAACAGGCAAGGGTGCTACATAGATGTTTCCAGCTTCATCAAAAATAATTGATCCGAGAAAGCCTGCAGATTTCCACGACGGATGCTGATAAATACGGGTGTATTCGCCAGGATTTCGTGGATCTTTGAATTCCGCGAAAATGATTCCCATGTTCAGTCTGTCAGAAGTGCTGAAACCGCTTCTCGTAAGATCAAAATTCAATTGCTGAATAAATTCAGGCTGACGGGTGCAGGTGTTTTGGCTTACCACACGCCATGGCAGCAAAATAATTATTATGGTAATGAGGAGCAAATTGATTGTGCTTTTCATTTTCATTTTGAAATATCCAGTTGCCTGATGATGTTGCTTCACTTCATTTAATCGGCACAAACAACGGGCCGGCAAAACACGGGTAGATACGGGTTTTTATCAGTCCTTCTTCGACATAATTTTCAGCCCAGCAATATTCCTTTCCCGGCGTATCATCATTCTTCATTTGCGGCACATACCACAGCACCAATTTTTTTCCTTCAATATTTTCCGCGACAGGTTCCAGGTATTTGTCAGGCCCCTGATGATAGTTATCATTGCAGCAGGGCCCGATGGTGGGCATATCGGCATCACCCTCATCATTATTCCTGTGATAAAGCGTCACATAAGTATATGCATAGTCTCCCCGCCCGCTATCGGCAAACTGACCTAATCCGGGCTCCAGGTAATACCCGGCATTCTCTGCCGTGGAAATTTTAAAGAGGTACTTTTCATCGGTATATCTGGTGAGTTCGTTCTGGAGGTACCATTGCTCCGCTTTCCATTGCTTCCACTGATTGGTCCCGCTATACTGAAAAAAGTTCTGCTGTTCGCCGGCGAAAACAATCCGCAGTACAGGTCTGTACGTGCCATTGTTACCACAGCCGCGACCCAAACTTGCCACTGCAAACCTCCAGCTTCCGTCATTAAAAAATTCATACCGCTGTTCGTACTGGTAATTACAGGAAGCAGGCCAGCCGCGTGACCAATACTGCTGCCGCAGCCTGAATCCCGTTATTTTCTTTTGCTGATTGAACAAAGTATCAATGAAAGGAGCATTGACGGCAATAACCGCTGATTGAGAAAAAACCGGGCAACCCACGGCATCACTGTATCCAAATCCATCTGTATTGGAATAGCTAACATGCCAGTCCACAAGCTTTGCCTGATCTATGACCGGTATATTTTTGTAGGTCACATCAGAAATCCTCAAACCATCACTGCTGGTCAGCATAAAATTAATTTTCCAGTTACCGACAACGGCGAGTGTATCATGCTGGCAATAACACTCAGAAATATTCTTGTTCGCCATGCTCCTTTCGGTTACCAGCGGCTCATCCTTTCCCGTATAGGTCCAGCGAACCCCTGCTACTTTCAGGTCGGTAAGGTCAACGATAACCCAAAGTGCTTTGTCTTTATAAGTGAAAGTAGGAGCAACACACAAGTGCATACTTCTTTCACAATGCGTGTTGTTCAATGAAGTTTTCGTATCCGCCATCAGTGCATTTTCTTTCGTTGGTTTAAATCCGAGGGCATTTTCAACCTGGTAAGAATTCACGGCAAGATAAAGCCCCAGTTGCCTGAGCTTGTCGGGTATATCCGGCTGCACATCTTTATACAAGGCTCGTCTAATCACTTTTTTGTTTTTCAAATCAACAAATGCGACAGACGTAAGGTTAATGGCGAAATTATAGAGTTCCACTTTATAATACCGTTCGGGCACATAAGTAATTGCCGGAGGCAGGTCACTCTCACGGACAGGGTATACACCGAATATTTCATTCAGGAATGGCTGACCACTTTTCCGATCGATGGTGTTAGCAAGAAACCCGGAGTCCTGCAGGGCAATTGTCTGTGCCGCACTTTGCAACGCATTTAAACCAGCAAGCGGGATGATGGATGGCTTTTGCCTTAGAGCATTAGCAATCTCCGCTTTCCTTAATTGCACAAGATCTTCTGCAGAATTTTGAGCATATCCGGAGCTTGCAACAATCATAAATATAAACACGCTGAAAATGCATCTGCACTTCAAAGAGTTGTATCTGAGAAAGCTAAGACAACCGGTGTTGAAAAATAATGGAAGCTTCAATATGCTAATATCTGGTAATAAGCATGTGCTCTTTTCATGACTATCATTGTGATTATCGCTGCTAAAACCGGTAACAAGTCTGAATTTCATTGTTTGAAGGGATCGCTGAGTCTATCATTTGTAATCAAACTGCTGTCGCTCAAAGATAGCAAAAACGATATGAGGGCTTGCCGGTCCGCTTCCTGTAAAGCGACAGTTTTCAATCTTACAGAGCGGTTACGGCTTGTCTGATGCTGACCGATCTGAACATAATGTTCAATTACCTGACTCAACGTCCGCATGCTGCCATTGTGCATGTAAGGTGCAGTATAGGCCAGGTTGCGCAGTGTAGGTACCCTGAATTTTCCAATATCCGCAGGATCATGTGTGGCTTCAAACAATCCGCTGTCGGGCAATTCGAGTGCGGATGTGTTTTGAAATATTCCGGTATTGAAGTAAGCGGTATCATTTATTGTTGCATTGGTAAAAAAAATTCCCGCATGACAACTTCCGCAACCAACACTATCGCTGTAAAACAACCGCATGCCCTTCAGTTCCAGAGTGTCCAGTTTAGTTTCACCGGCTACATATTTATCGTATTCCGCATTGAGCGATTTAAACTGCAACATAAAATCCACGATACATTCTTGCACTTCATCTATTGTATAAGGATGCTCTCTCTCCGGAAAAGCCTGAGGGAGTTGTGATCCATAATAAGTATCGCCAAGCAGGAAATTCTTCAGTGCGGCAACATCTTTCATAAATCCCATCTCTACAGGATGTTCATTAAACAATGGCACCTGCATTTGTGACTGAAGGCTGATAATGCGGTTGTCAGCCCATGTATAATACCGGAGGCTTTCAAGATTAAAGAGCCCCGGTGAATTTCTTTTTAAGGGTACACCCTCTGCGCCCAGTGAAGTGCGGTAGCCGTCACTGAATGCATATCGCTGATCATGGCACGATGAACAGGATTTTATGCCATTTACTGACAACCGTTTATCATAAAACAAGTGCCGCCCTATTTCCCTGCGAAGTGAATCACTTTCGATACCTGAAGCCGAGGAATTAAAAATCCGTGCCGAGCAAAAAATGGAAGCCACTGCCAAGAGCCATGCATAAAGCAATACGCGAAAAATATGATTTATACTTATAGTCAATTTCCAATCAGAGAATTTACTGCAAAATAAAGCTATCTCGGTGGGGTGCTCAATTTCAATTATTAATTTTTGAATGGAAAACCGCAGTATCAAACGTCACAGCATAAGATTTTTTAACATTTGCATCCATGACCATTAAGTGAAAGATTCCCTTATCTCAGGTTTTCATCAAACTAAGACGAGCGTAAAAAAATGGTATAAAATTAAAAACCCGCACAACTGATAACAATTGTGCGGGTTTTGAATTGCTTAAAATTCAGGATATTTCTACTTAATCAGCATCACTTTCTGATCAGCTTTAAAGTTACCATTGATCATTCTTACGAAGTACATTCCTGCTGACAACTGCTGCATGTTGAATGTTACGGTCTCATTGTCGCTGAGGTCATTGCCATTCAGATTCACTACACTCATCACCCTTCCATACATATCGAGCAGTTGAACCGTTACGGCACCTTCTTTCACATTCAGGATTGAGACATTCAGATTATCGGAAGCCGGATTAGGCCATGCATTGATGCTGATCGTATTAGCGTCATCCATCTTATCTCCATCCTGCATTTTCGGGCTGATGGTGATTTCCATCTTCTTCGCCGTATGCATACAGCCACTGGAAAGATCAGTAACATGGACGGAGTATGCGCCAGAAACACTTGCACAATAAGTGTTCTTGTCAGCAGCACCCGGAATAGCCACACCGTCCAACCGCCACTCGTAAGAGTAGTTCGGATTGTTTTTCGTGAACAGTTTCACGTTAGGAGCCTGACAAGCCGGTGTGTTCGGTTTCACCACAATCTTCGCTTTCACAATCTTATACACCGTAACTGTCACTTCAGCCGTGGCAGTACAACCATCGGTGCCTGTTGCAGTAACAGTGTAAGTGGTTGTCTCTTTCACATTCGTAGTCGGAGTGGCAATAGCAGGGTCGTCTAAACCAGTTGCCGGAGACCAACTGTATGTAGCATCCTGGTCCGAAGATTCAGCATCTAACTTAACCGGTTCATTATGACATTTAGAAACATCAGGTCCTGCTTCTACGGTGATGGTACAAACATGCTCTCGCACATTGTATGGACCACCAGCTTTGAGACATCCATTTTCATCCTTTACTGTTACTGAATACTCACCAGCGATGAGGTTCGTGCGGTCCTTTGTTGTTACACCATCATTCCAGAGATAGGTAAATCCGGGTGTACCACCATTAACCGTCAAACTTATAGAGCCATCTGATCCGCCAACCGTTGAAACATCAACCGTTACATCGTCAATTACAATCTCATCAGGTTCGCCAACAGTGAAGCTTGTTGTAGACTTACAGCCCGTATTACCATCGGTTGCTGTTACCGTATAGGTGCCTGCTGATAAACCGCTGCGGTCTTCCGTCGTAGCGCCGTCATTCCACAGGAAGCTTACGTTGCCGCTCTGTGCGCCGCTCACCGTCAGGTCTATTGTTCCGTTGTTGTCGCCATGACACAGTGCATCCGTGCCGCTTACATCAAGGCTGATCGTGCAACCCGGCTCATTCACCGTGAAGGTCTGTTCTGCCGAACAGCCATTGGCATCTGTCACCGTTACTGTATAAGTGCCTGATGACAGGTTGCTGCGGTCTTCCGTCGTGGCACCGTCATTCCATTCATATGTATATCCGGGAGTGCCGCCACTTGGAGTTACATCGATTGATCCGTCGCTGCCATTGGTTACCGTTACATCATCCACCGTACCGTTCATACCAAGCACTGCTGGTTCATCTACCGTGAAGCTCGTCGTAGCCGTACAGCCCGTATTACCATCGGTTGCTGTTACCGTATAGGTGCCTGCTGATAAACCGCTGCGGTCTTCCGTCGTAGCGCCGTCATTCCACAGGAAGCTTACGTTGCCGCTCTGTGCGCCGCTCACCGTCAGGTCTATTGTTCCGTTGTTGTCGCCATGACACAGTGCATCCGTGCCGCTTACATCAAGGCTGATCGTGCAGGAAGGCTGATCAACGATGATACTATTGCTTGCCTGGCATCCATGCGCGTCGGTAACGGTAACGGTATAGGTTCCCGCAATCAGTCCTGTAGCTGTTTGGGTTGTCTGACCATTGCTCCAGAGATAAGTATAACCGGCAGTTCCTCCACTTGGAGTTGCAGTTGCCGTACCGTTATTTCCACCAGTAGTTGTAACATCTGTTTTTGACATGCCTACACTTAAGGCACTGGGTTCGGATATTGTAACTGTGGTAGTAGCAGAACAATTTCCCTGATCAGTAGCAGTAACGGTATATGTTCCGGCGGAGAGTCCGCTGCGGTCTTCTGTTGTGGCGCCGTCGTTCCAGGCATATGTTACACTGCCTTGAGGGCCGGTAACTGTAACATTAATACTACCATTGTTTCCGCTAAAGCAAGATACATCGCTGTGTGTGGCACTTACCTGAATCGTGCAGGAATGGAAACCAAAGTCCAACGTGTGATCATTCGCACCATCCAAACTTCCCGAAGTGAAGCTTACCTGCACGCGCCCGGAAGAAAGTACTCCATCATTATCACTCCAGTCTGAAACACCGCTTCCGGTTACATTGGCAGTTGTCGGATTCAATCCATTCAGCACACCTGAACCTGAGTTGTTAAATTGAGTTGATGAAATCTTCAATATATAATTTGTATTGGTTGCAATGCCTGTAGCACCGTTTTGATTTACATTGGCGCAATTGAGATAATAGTTACCGCTTGAATTGGTGGTGGCGGAACCCAAGAGTGTTGTTCCATTGGAAGCATATAATTCTACAATTACCCCTGAGATACCGCTTTCATCAGCATCCTGAATACCATCACCATCCGTATCATTCCATACGCGGTTTCCGATTTCTGTACAGGGAAGATCCTCGAAAAAGGCAACATCACCCAATCCACCGCCTTTCAGCCAGGTACCATCACTCGGCGGGTTGCCAGAAGAGGAAGCATAAATCTGGTATCCATTTTCACTGTCTCCGGAAGTATTATTAAATGATTTTACACCTGCACAATTAAAATCTGTCTGCGGATCAAAAACCGCACTCATCACCTGGTTGGTGCCAGCCAGCACGGCTACACCACCTAAAGCTGTTTCTTCATGATCCGTTTCTGTATCACCATTATTATCATTGTAAAAAAACTCACCGCCATCCGGACCTTCTCCGTCGTTCTGCGTACTGTTCCGGTCGGAAGAGGTTTCTATTTTCCAGTCGCAGCTGCTATTTCTAAATGCTTTTAATATATCACCACCATTGAAGTTTTCATATATCGCCGTTGATGAGGGATTCGGGCCATAATTTCTCGCACCAATCTGGTTACCGGACCTGTCAATAAAACCGAGAATCATATTTCCACTTACGTCAAAATCGATATTGCCAAGTATTGCCTGCGGATAGGTAAGTTTAGATGCGCCGCTTCCACCTCCCATAGATTCCATCGCATTTATCCATGAGAGCCAATTACTGCGTTCCGGACAATCTGAGAAGTTAGTTGTGATTCCTTTTGGGTAATTAAGCGGGAATTGAAGTACGGGAGTAGATGAAATGGAGTTACCGTCGAATGACCAAACATAGGCAAACAAGTCAGTGTATTCAGGATTGCCTGAGTTATTGTCCACCGTTGCTGTGCCACCATTTTCGCCGGTGGTTACTGCACCAATGTAAACTTTGCCTTTATAGTAGTGTACAGCGAAGGGCCTTTGAACTCCTTTTCCGCCATCATAGAATCCTGTTCCATTATTACCTCCGGTATAAGTGTTGGCTGTGCCGAATTTGCCGATTTCCCATGTGCTGCGCAAAGGAGGATTGGGTATAGAATAACTGTTAACTGCTGTTACAGAAGTTGGGTTAGCTGCATCGTTCAATGTCAGCACATATAATTTCCGATCAAAAAGATTTATGACATACAGATATTTTCCGTCTTCACTGACATCAATACCACCCAAACCCACCTTGCCAATCTGGCCAAAAGCGGCAGGATCATGTCCAGGTGATCCTAATCCTGAAGGTAAGCCGCGTTGTGTGTTATCGCCGATTACGCCAAGTCCGTTGCCAACATAAGAAACCGTGTTACTTCCGCTGCCAGACAATGAATAAGAAGTTCCTGATCCATAAGATACGCACCCGGAATTGCAACGTGTATAATAGCCGTGGGCATCCATATCATAGAACTGCACTACCTGGTCGTTTGCCGAAGGATCAATTTTATAAATACCTCCGCTGCCCAATGGTCCGTATCCGCAATGTCTTTTCAGGGAAGCGGCTGCAAAAAGACGATCTGCCTGCTTGCTGTAAGCAAGCCCCCAAACAGAACCGACAGCGCTTTGCTTAACAAGGTTATTAGGTGACGTGGTTCCTGTTGCCGTGTAGTTAAAAGAAACTATTGCCCCGCTGGTTCCTGTGGTACCACCTCCAAGCGGGTTACCATTTTTGGCTACCGGAACATACACTTTCGGATTTGTAGTGGACGCATAATTTTCTGGGTTGTTAAGGGCAAAATTTACGTTTGAAGCGCCACCGCTTACAAACTGCACCCCTGAACCATAAACACTGCCGGAATAGCC
The DNA window shown above is from Chitinophagales bacterium and carries:
- a CDS encoding T9SS type A sorting domain-containing protein, with the translated sequence MNTGNILAQISGTAFRDFNNNGTKGTATPNLEPGVQGIIVNAYNATDALVASYTTGSSGTYSIPASGSTYNGTPGSNTGSVASGTKVRLEFVIPSAATPNCNLDKGYDFSGYSGSVYGSGVQFVSGGASNVNFALNNPENYASTTNPKVYVPVAKNGNPLGGGTTGTSGAIVSFNYTATGTTSPNNLVKQSAVGSVWGLAYSKQADRLFAAASLKRHCGYGPLGSGGIYKIDPSANDQVVQFYDMDAHGYYTRCNSGCVSYGSGTSYSLSGSGSNTVSYVGNGLGVIGDNTQRGLPSGLGSPGHDPAAFGQIGKVGLGGIDVSEDGKYLYVINLFDRKLYVLTLNDAANPTSVTAVNSYSIPNPPLRSTWEIGKFGTANTYTGGNNGTGFYDGGKGVQRPFAVHYYKGKVYIGAVTTGENGGTATVDNNSGNPEYTDLFAYVWSFDGNSISSTPVLQFPLNYPKGITTNFSDCPERSNWLSWINAMESMGGGSGASKLTYPQAILGNIDFDVSGNMILGFIDRSGNQIGARNYGPNPSSTAIYENFNGGDILKAFRNSSCDWKIETSSDRNSTQNDGEGPDGGEFFYNDNNGDTETDHEETALGGVAVLAGTNQVMSAVFDPQTDFNCAGVKSFNNTSGDSENGYQIYASSSGNPPSDGTWLKGGGLGDVAFFEDLPCTEIGNRVWNDTDGDGIQDADESGISGVIVELYASNGTTLLGSATTNSSGNYYLNCANVNQNGATGIATNTNYILKISSTQFNNSGSGVLNGLNPTTANVTGSGVSDWSDNDGVLSSGRVQVSFTSGSLDGANDHTLDFGFHSCTIQVSATHSDVSCFSGNNGSINVTVTGPQGSVTYAWNDGATTEDRSGLSAGTYTVTATDQGNCSATTTVTISEPSALSVGMSKTDVTTTGGNNGTATATPSGGTAGYTYLWSNGQTTQTATGLIAGTYTVTVTDAHGCQASNSIIVDQPSCTISLDVSGTDALCHGDNNGTIDLTVSGAQSGNVSFLWNDGATTEDRSGLSAGTYTVTATDGNTGCTATTSFTVDEPAVLGMNGTVDDVTVTNGSDGSIDVTPSGGTPGYTYEWNDGATTEDRSNLSSGTYTVTVTDANGCSAEQTFTVNEPGCTISLDVSGTDALCHGDNNGTIDLTVSGAQSGNVSFLWNDGATTEDRSGLSAGTYTVTATDGNTGCKSTTSFTVGEPDEIVIDDVTVDVSTVGGSDGSISLTVNGGTPGFTYLWNDGVTTKDRTNLIAGEYSVTVKDENGCLKAGGPYNVREHVCTITVEAGPDVSKCHNEPVKLDAESSDQDATYSWSPATGLDDPAIATPTTNVKETTTYTVTATGTDGCTATAEVTVTVYKIVKAKIVVKPNTPACQAPNVKLFTKNNPNYSYEWRLDGVAIPGAADKNTYCASVSGAYSVHVTDLSSGCMHTAKKMEITISPKMQDGDKMDDANTISINAWPNPASDNLNVSILNVKEGAVTVQLLDMYGRVMSVVNLNGNDLSDNETVTFNMQQLSAGMYFVRMINGNFKADQKVMLIK